Genomic window (Bacillus vallismortis):
TTTTAGAAACAGTGCCGGTCAGCTGTATCGAGAGAAAAATCACAAGCCTTGTCGTTGATCTTTCGGGTGTTCCGATTGTGGATACCATGGTGGCGCAGCAGCTGTACAACCTGTCAAAAACACTTTTCTTACTAGGCGTAAAAGCTGTATTTTCAGGGATTCGCCCGGATGTGGCCCAGACATCGATTCAATTGGGGCTTGATTTCAGTGAATACGAAACGTATGGCACGCTGAAGCAGGCATTAGAAAACATGGGCGTCCGCTGTATTGTGGAGCAATTAGAAGAAAACAAATAGGAAGTTGTTCAGGCATATGATTGTCCGCCAACGGATGATCATATGCCTTTTGGCTTTCCCAACCAACCTCAGTTTTGGCACCGTGACAGTTCTTGATTTGCCAAAAGGTATTGAATAGAAAATCATCGTTTGTCGCTGAAAAGGAAAGAAGGGAGTCTTGGCGTAAAGGCGTTTGGTTTCTTTAAATTTTCCTTAAAACACATACATATTTCATCCAATTTTTATATAATAGACCTTTAAGATCATATTTTGGGAGGATTTTTGACATGCAAGCTACGGTTCACGAGAGTAAGCAATCGATCATGCAGCGTATTTTGACAGTCTTTGTTTTCACATTATTAATCGCGACTGTCGGTCTTTTTATCGGCCAATTTGTTCCTGCCGCTTTGATGCTGCCGCTTTCTATTCTTGAAGTGGGAATGATTATTCTGGCCTTCTGGATGCGCAGAAAAAAAGCGGTTGGGTATGCGTTTGTATATACATTCGCGTTTGTTTCCGGCATCACCTTATTTCCGATCGTCAGCCACTACGCTTCCATCGCCGGCGCCTATGTCGTGCTTGAAGCCTTTGGTTCTACATTTGTCATTTTTGCTGTTCTAGGCACAATCGGCGCGAAAATGAAGAAGGATTTATCCTTCCTGTCGTCATTTCTGCTAGTTGCCGTGCTCGCACTTGTAGCGGTCGGCATTTTCAACATTTTCAGTCCGTTAAACTCAGCGGCGATGATGGCGTATTCCGTGATCGGAACCATCGTCTTTTCCCTTTACATTTTGTATGATTTGAACCAAATCAAACACCGCCATATTACGGAAGACTTAATTCCGGTTATGGCATTATCGCTGTACCTTGACTTTATCAACTTGTTCATCAACCTGCTTCGTTTCTTCGGCATTTTGAGCAGCGATGATTAATCAGAGAGCGCCTGTCATTGATTGGCGCTTTTTCCATACCTCAAAAAGGCAGGTGAAGTGATGATGAAAAAACAACGAGGCGCTTATGTCTCCTTGGCAGCAGCCATGGCAATCGTCGGCAGCTCTGTCGTCGTCGGCAAGCTGATGGTCGAGCGCATTCCGGTCTTTCTATCCTCGGGACTGCGTTTTTTGCTGGCTGCTATTGTATTGCTGACGCTGCTGTTTTGCATTGAAAAAGGGTTCCCGGCTTTGACGAAAAAAGATGTGCTTGTATTGCTGGTGCAATCATTCACAGGCGTGTTTTTGTTCAGTATTTGCCTGCTGTATGGGGTTCAATATACGACTGGAACGGAAAGCGGCATTTTGACAAGCACAACACCGATGGTAATCGGTATTTTATCCTTTTTCCTGCTGAGAGAAAAAATAGAGAAAAAGACGTTGATCGGCATTTTGCTTGCGGTTTGCGGCGTGATGGCGATTAATCTGTTTGGAACAGGGAGCCAAGACGGGACGCCGCACGCCTTATTTGGCAACATGCTGATCATTGCTGCAGTCATAGGCGAAGCGTTGTTTACATTGATGGCCAAGCTGCTGTCTCCGCATATTTCGGCATTGGCGATTTCAACCTTCGTATCGCTCTTCGGCTTCCTGTTTTTTCTCCCGTTTGCTTTGGTTGAGGCCTCTTCATTTGATTTCAGCGTTCCGTCAGTTTTGGAGTGGTCGTATGTGCTGTATTACGCGCTTTTTGTCACCGTTTTGGCGTTTTACTTATGGTATAGCGGAGTGACGAAGGTGACGGCGGGGGTATCGGGCATTTTCACATCCGTTCTTCCAGTCTCCGCTGTCATTTTGTCAGGTGTGATATTGAAGGAGCCGTTTGAGCTAGTGCATCTGATCGGCATTGTATGCGTCATCAGCGGCATATTTGTTACGGTCATAAAGAAAAAACAGCCGGATACGTATCCGGCTTCAAAAGAAAAGACGCTGTAGCCTGTCCGGTCGGACGGGTTTTTTAGTCTTTAAACACGCTCAGTTTTTCAAAAAGATCGCGGAAGAGCTGATTGGGGAGTGCTCTGCGGTGTTGAGGGAAGGATATTAAATAGGAAAAGTCCAGAGTTGAATTCTGGACTTTTTATTCTTGCTCTGTTTTATTCCGTATCCGCTCAATCACCTCATGCAGCCCCTCAGGCTTATAAAACTCCACCGGGGAACTGCCCTTCTCAAATGAAATCGTTTCGGCTTCAATCAGCGCGACATAGCGCCCGTTCACTTTTGCGAGATGAATCGACTCGCCAAAATCAGCTAGCAATCCCTTAATCTCGGTATCTCCGACTTTCATTTTCAGCTGGGCTTCCGGGGTGTGCTCGATGATTTGGGCGGAGGCTTCGATGACCTGATGGGTGTCGAGGCGCTCTTGGATTTCGCGTTTTTCGCTTGCTTCCCAAATTTCGATGTCTTGTTCAAATTGCTTCAGCTCTTCGCTGTTGTCTTCAAATGTCTCGTAGACGTGCTCCTGCACCATGTTCATGACCTGGTGTTTCATGATTTCCGGCATTGATTCGCCGTACTCGACGAATTTGAGAAAGTCCTCGAAATAGCGGGCGTGCGAGGATTGGTGGATTTTCAGCTCGCCTTCCTCGATCATTCCTTCCTCCGGCATGTACGGGTATTGGATGCTTTTCATGTTTTTTGTCGTAATCGCCATTTCGACTTTTTTAATGAGAGAAGACGCGTCTGAAATGCGGGCGACTTTCGGCTCGAAATCACATTTCATAATAAAGACAAACGACTCGTCGAAGTATTTTCTCGGAACGGCCGAAGCCACAAGGAACACGCCGCCGCGGACCGCGCTCGTGTCGAGGTACGTGCGGACGAACTGCTCGCTCAGCTCGTTAAAGTCTTCTTTTGTTTCCGCCAGGCGCGCCCGGTTGAACATGTTGTAGTTCGGGTTGGAATCAAGCTCGTGGCCGGGTTCGACGATAAAATGGCCGATTTTCGTCGGCACCTGCTCAGACTGCGGATGGCGGTCGGCTTTCCGTTTGACGATTTTTTTCAGTTCTCCGTCTAGAAAGTCCTTCAGCTCGCTTTCTTCAAATTCACCCGTATCAAGGGTTTGGAAGTGCTTGAACTGCTTGTTCGCCTGCTCATCCTTGCCTTCCACCTGTATGACATAAAAGGATAAAAATCGAATTTCAAAATCCATAAATGAACTCACCTTATTTGCGTATTGTACAGCTTCTCAAGTATAGAAAAAACAATGTTCATACGTCAATCTGAGGAACGGAATAATCATCACCATGAAAGGGAAATGTAGTCAATAGAAGGCATTTCATACGGAAAGGAATGGTTCGATGAAGGAAACAAGCCCGATTCCTCAGCCGAAGACGTTTGGGCCGCTTGGCAATCTGCCTTTAATTGATAAAGACAAACCGACGATTTCGCTGATCAAACTGGCGGAAGAGCAGGGGCCAATTTTTCAAATCCATACACCTGCGGGCACGACTATTGTGGTGTCCGGCCATGAGTTGGTGAAGGAGGTTTGTGATGAAGAGCGATTTGACAAAAGCATTGAAGGCGCCTTGGAGAAGGTTCGCGCGTTTTCGGGTGACGGATTGTTTACAAGCTGGACGCATGAGCCTAACTGGAGAAAAGCGCACAACATTCTGATGCCGACGTTCAGCCAGCGGGCAATGAAGGATTATCATGAAAAAATGGTCGATATCGCTGTTCAGCTCATCCAAAAGTGGGCCAGGCTCAATCCGAATGAAGCAGTCGATGTTCCCGCTGATATGACGCGGCTGACGCTGGACACGATTGGGCTGTGCGGGTTTAACTATCGCTTTAACAGCTATTACAGAGAAACGCCCCATCCGTTTATCAACAGCATGGTGCGCGCGCTCGATGAAGCGATGCACCAGATGCAGCGGCTTGATTTTCAAGATAAGCTTATGGTGAGGACAAAGCGACAATTTCATCATGATATTCAAACGATGTTTTCGTTAGTCGACAGCATTATTGCAGAGCGCAAGGCGGATGGGGATCAGGGTGAAAAAGATTTGCTCGCCCGCATGCTGAAGGTGGAAGATCCTGAGACCGGAGAAAAGCTTGACGATGAAAATATTCGTTTTCAGATCATTACGTTTTTGATTGCCGGACATGAAACAACGAGCGGCCTGCTATCCTTTGCGATCTACTTTTTATTGAATCATCCCGACAAACTGAAAAAGGCGTATGAAGAGGTCGACCGGGTGCTGACGGATGCAGCGCCGACCTACAAACAAGTGCTTGAGCTGAAATACATCCGGATGATTTTAAATGAATCCCTGCGTTTATGGCCGACAGCCCCGGCTTTCAGCCTTTATCCAAAGGAAGACACAGTCATTGGCGGAAAGTACCCGATTACGACGAAAGACAGAATTTCTGTGCTGATTCCGCAGCTTCACCGAGATCGAGACGCTTGGGGAGAGGATGCCGAGGAATTCCGTCCAGAACGGTTCGAACAGCAGGACCAGGTGCCCCATCATGCGTACAAACCGTTCGGAAATGGACAGCGGGCCTGTATCGGTATGCAGTTTGCCCTTCATGAAGCCACACTTGTGCTGGGCATGATATTAAAATATTTCACGTTGATTGATCATGAGAATTATGAGCTTGATATCAAGCAAACCTTGACACTCAAGCCGGGCGATTTTCGTATCAGGGTTCAAACACGGAACCAGGAAGCCATTCATGCCGACGTCCCGGCAGCTGACAAGGCGGCGTCTGATGAGCAAAAAGAGAAAGCGGAAGCAAAGGGCGCATCGGTCATCGGCCTCAACAACCGGCCGCTTCTCGTTCTGTATGGCTCTGATACCGGCACCGCGGAAGGCGTCGCCCGGGAGCTTGCCGATACAGCCAGTCTTCACGGCGTAAGAACTGAAGTGGCGCCTCTGAACGACCAGATTGGAAAGCTGCCGAAAGAGGGAGCGGTAGTCATTGTGACCTCTTCCTATAACGGAAAACCGCCAAGCAATGCGGGGCAGTTCGTGCAGTGGCTTCAAGAGATCAAACCGGGTGAGCTTGAGGGCGTCCGTCACGCCGTATTTGGCTGCGGTGATCATAATTGGGCGAGCACGTATCAGGACGTGCCGAGATTCATTGATGAGCAGCTTGCGGAGAAAGGCGCGACTCGGTTTTCTGCGCGCGGAGAAGGTGATGTAAGCGGTGATTTTGAAGGGCAGCTTGACGAGTGGAAAAAAAGCATGTGGGCGGACGCCATCAAAGCATTCGGACTGGAGCTTAATGAAAACGCCGATAAGGAACGAAGCACGCTGAGCCTCCAGTTTGTCAGAGAGCTTGGAGAGTCCCCGCTGGCCCGATCGTACGAAGCGGTTCACGCATCTATCGCCGAAAATCGTGAACTCCAGTCCGCGGACAGCGATCGCAGCACTCGCCATATCGAAATCGCATTGCCGCCGGAGGTTGAATATCGTGAGGGGGATCATCTTGGCGTATTGCCGAGGAACAGCCAAACCAATGTCAGCCGGATTCTTCACCGCTTCGGTCTGAAGGGAACCGACCAAGTGACACTGTCGGCAAGCGGGCGCAGTGCGGGGCATTTGCCTTTAGGCCGACCTGTCAGCCTGCAAGACCTTCTTAGCTACAGCGTCGAGGTGCAGGAAGCCGCCACTAGGGCGCAAATCCGGGAGCTGGCGGCGTTTACTGTCTGTCCGCCTCATAAACGCGAATTGGAAGAACTGGCGGCAGAGGGTGTCTACCAGGAACACATATTGAAAAAACGGATTTCCATGCTAGACCTGCTTGAACAATATGAAGCGTGCGACATGCCGTTTGAACGATTTTTAGAGCTTTTACGGCCATTAAAACCAAGATATTACTCGATTTCCAGCTCGCCAAGGGTGAATCCGGAGCAAGCATCCATTACAGTCGGTGTTGTGCGCGGTCCTGCATGGAGCGGTCTTGGCGAGTACAGGGGCGTGGCTTCAAATGACTTAGCTGAGCGCCATACGGGTGATGATGTCGTGATGTTTATCCGCACACCGGAATCCCGGTTTCAGCTTCCGGAAGACCCGGAAACCCCGATCATTATGGTCGGTCCGGGCACAGGGGTAGCGCCATTCCGCGGCTTTCTCCAAGCGCGCGCAGCTTTAAAGCGAGAGGGAAAAACGCTCGGCGAAGCTCATCTCTATTTCGGATGCAGGAACGATCGTGATTTTATTTACCGGGATGAGCTTGAGCAGTTTGAAAAAGACGGAATCGCCACTGTCCACACAGCTTTTTCCAGAAAAGAAGGCATGCCGAAAACGTATGTTCAGCATCTCATGGCTGATCATGCAGAAACATTAATTTCAATTCTTGATCGCGGAGGCAGGCTCTACGTATGCGGCGACGGCAGCAAAATGGCCCCAGATGTGGAGGCCGCACTGCAAAAAGCGCATCAGGCTGTTCATGGCACCGGCGAACAAGAAGCGCAAAACTGGCTGAAACATCTGCAGGATACGGGCGCGTATGCTAAAGATGTCTGGTCAGGGATATAGATCATGAAGACTGGAGACATCCAGTCTTTTTTTGCCCTTGCAAAAAAATTGTGATCACGCTACAATCACCACAGCCCGTCTAAAGGGCGGGCTGTCCATAAGACCTATTTTTCGTTTTTGCTAGTTTATGTTATTCTTATACTCGGTATCTATTTCTTTTTTAAAGGCACACATGGCAAAAGAAGTCTTTTTTATTTCCGAGAAAAAATGTGAAACGAAACGAAGGCTTCGTTCGTCCAATGGTTGGTCTGAAATAGGTGCAATAAAAATGGTATGGTGCAAAACATAAATATTCCGGGCTTACCGCGGTGTATTTATTTGTTGTGTGATGCCTTGATTTTGTTTGGAAAGAAGGAATTGGAAGACAGGATAAAGAGCAGGTAAATATGAATAAAGACTTAAAGTGTTTAAGAAAGTAGAGGTTGCTATGAAGAAACTTTTCTCTTACAAACTTAGCTTTTTTGTGCTGGCTGTTATACTGTTTTGGGCAAAAACGTATTTATCCTACAAGGCAGAGTTTAACCTAGGGGTAAAAGGCACAACCCAGGAGATCCTCCTGGTATTTAACCCGTTCTCAAGCGCTGTCTTCTTTTTAGGACTGGCTTTGCTTGCGAAAGGGCGCAAATCAGCGATTATCATGCTGATAATCGATTTTGTGATGACATTTGTGTTATACGCGAATATTTTATTCTATCGTTTCTTTGACGATTTCTTGACGTTCCCGAACATTAAACAGTCCGGCAACGTCGGAAACATGGGAGACGGGATTTTCAGCATCATGGCCGCTCATGATATTTTCTATTTCTTAGATATTATGATTTTGATTGCGGTATTGATCTGGAGACCTGAATTAAAAGAATACAAAATGAAAAAACGCTTTGCGTCTTTGGTGATCCTTTCCGGGGTCGCACTGTTTTTCATCAACCTGCACTATGCGGAAAAAGACCGACCGCAGCTGCTGACAAGAACGTTTGACCGCAATTATATCGTGAAATATTTAGGTCTTTACAATTACACCATTTATGACGGTGTGCAGACGGCTCAAACGGAATCACAAAGAGCCTACGCCAGCAGCGATGATTTAACAAGTGTCGAGAATTACACGACGTCTCATTATGCGAAACCGAATGCCGAGTACTTCGGTTCTGCCAAAGGCAAAAACATCATTAAGATTCACCTGGAAAGCTTCCAGACATTCCTGATTGATTATAAGCTGAACGGTGAAGAGGTGACGCCTTTCTTAAATAAACTCGCACACGGCGCAGAAGATATGATGTATTTTGATAACTTTTTCCATCAAACCGGCCAGGGAAAAACATCCGATGCCGAGCTGACAATGGACAACTCCATCTTCGGCCTTCCTGAAGGCTCCGCGTTTGTGACGAAGGGCGAAAACACATACCAGTCGCTTCCGGCGATTTTAGACCAGAAGGAAGGCTACACAAGCGCTGTTATGCATGGTGACTACAAATCATTCTGGAACCGTGACCAGGTTTATAAACATATTGGGTATGACGAGTTCTTCGACGCAAGCAGTTATGACATGTCTGAAGAAAACCTCGTGAATATGGGACTCAAGGATAAGCCGTTCTTTACAGAATCGATTCCAAAACTTGAATCTCTTAAACAGCCGTTTTACGCGCATTTGATTACGTTGACACACCATTATCCGTTTAACCTGGATGAAAAAGATGCGACCATTAAGAAAGCGACAACGGGTGATAAAACAGTTGATAATTACTTCCAGACAGCCCGTTACCTTGACGAGTCGCTTGAGCAATTCTTCAAGGAACTGAAGGAAGCCGGCCTTTATGACAATTCAGTCATTATGCTTTACGGTGACCACAACGGTATTTCTGAAAACCATAACCGCGCAATGAAAGAGATTCTCGGAAAAGAAATTACAGATTACCAAAACGCGCAGAACCAGCGCGTGCCTCTGATGATCCGCGTGCCTGGCAAAAAAGGCGGAGTGAACCATACGTATGGCGGCGAAATTGACGTTATGCCGACACTTCTGCACTTGCAAGGTATTGATTCGCAGAAATATATCAACTTCGGCACTGATTTATTGTCTAAAGACCACGATGATACAGTGGCGTTCAGAAACGGCGACTTCGTGACGCCGAAGTACACATCAGTCGACAATATCATTTACGATACGAAGACAGGTGAAAAACTGGAAGCGAATGAAGAAACGAAGAATCTGAAAACAAGAGTGAGCCAGCAGCTGAGTCTCTCAGACAGTGTCCTGTACAAAGACTTGCTGAGATTCCACAAACTGAGTGATTTCAAAGCCGTTGATCCGTCTGACTATCATTACGGCAAGGAAAAAGAAATCAAATAAGACGAGAAAGAGCCTTGAGCGGGCACATTGCCTTCGCTCAAGGCTCTTTTTTTGGTTACATAACCAACTTGAAAAAATAGATTCCATTTGGTCACCAAGGCCGGCTTTCTCTCATATCATTACAGTAGAATTTGAAACCGGTATTGAAGTGGACAAATTATCGGGGAAACGCCTTGGTAGATTGTAAAGATTACCAGGTTTCGAACTCAATATTCATAGAGATGAGGGGTAGAGATGAAAGCGGTCATTCTCTGCGGCGGAAAAGGAACGAGAATGAGTGAAGTCACGAACGACATTCCTAAACCGCTCGCCATGATAGGCGGCAAACCGATTCTATGGCATATTATGAAAATCTATCAGTACTACGGAGTAAACGAGTTTATTCTGCTTTTGGGCTATAAAGGAGAAAAAATCAAAGAATACTTTCTCGATTATGAATGGAAGCACAACAGCCTGACTCTCGACAGCTCTACGGGAGAGGTGCAGATGCTGGGGCAGCCTGAAACGTGGAAAATGACGTTTTTGGAGACAGGGGAAGACACGCTGACAGCCGGAAGAATTTTGCAGGCAAAAGACTATATCGGCGATGAAACGTTTCTGCTCACCTATGGGGACGGGCTGGCCAATATCAATCTTTTCCATCTCATCAGCTATCATCAGGCAAAAGGTGCTGCCGCGACTGTCACCGGTATTGACAAAGTCTCGCAGTTCGGCACCTTGACGGTTGAAGACGGCATGGCGAAAACATTTTCTGAGAAAACATCGAGTGACGGAATCATCAATGGCGGATTCTTTGTTCTCAGTCCCAAGGTTTTCGAATATTTGCCGAAGGACGGGAACATGATGTTCGAAGATGAACCGCTGAAGAACCTTGCCAAAGACGGAGAACTTGCCGTGTACCGCCATTACGGATTTTGGACGGCCATCGATACGTATAAAAATCTCTTAGAAGTCAACAAAATGTGGGATCAAGGACAACAAGTATGGAAGGTATGGTGAACTGATTTGAGTTTCTGGAAAAATAAAAACGTATTTGTCACGGGGTGTACAGGTCTTTTAGGAAGCTATTTGGTGAAAGAACTGATCGAACAGGGCGCCAACGTGACGGGGCTTGTCAGAGATCATGTGCCGGAATCCAATCTTTATCAGGGAGAACATATCAAGAAAATGAACATCGTGCGGGGCTCTCTTGAAGACTTGCCTGTGATTGAACGCACGCTTGGCGAGTATGAAATTGACACAGTCTTTCACCTCGCCGCACAAGCGATTGTCGGCGTGGCAAACCGCAACCCGATTTCCACCTTTGAAGCGAATATCCTCGGTACGTGGAATGTTCTTGAAGCCTGCCGGAAGCACCCATTAATCAAGAGGGTCATTGTCGCTTCAAGTGATAAAGCTTACGGCGACCAAGAGAACCTTCCGTACGATGAAAATATGCCGCTGCAAGGCAAACATCCGTACGACGTCTCGAAAAGCTGCGCAGATCTGATCAGCCACACGTATTATCACACATACGGGGTTCCGGTCTGCATCACGCGCTGCGGAAACCTGTACGGCGGCGGGGATTTGAACTTCAACCGCATCATTCCGCAAACGATTCAGCTTGTGCTGAACGGGGAAGCGCCGGAAATCCGCAGCGATGGCACGTTTGTCCGCGACTACTTTTATATCGAAGATGCCGTTCAGGCTTATTTGCTTCTGGCAGAAAAAATGGAAGAAAACAATCTTGCCGGAGAGGCCTTTAACTTCAGCAATGAGATTCAGCTGACCGTACTTGAACTGGTTGAAAAAATATTGAAGAAAATGGGCAGCAGCCTGAAGCCAAAGGTGCTGAATCAGGGAAGCAATGAAATCAAACATCAATATTTATCCGCGGAAAAAGCGAGAAAGCTGCTGCATTGGACACCGGTCTACACCATTGATGAGGGACTTGAAAAAACGATTGAGTGGTATACGGAATTCTTCAAAAAGTAATATGAAACGAGGTGAACATGACTGTGACCAGCGCATATTGCACCGTTTTATCAAAAGGGAGATTATATCAGGCAGTCGCCTTATTTAAGTCGTTGGAGCAAGTTGATCCAAACAGCCCTATATTTACATTATGCATGGATGAAGATACGCACCGTGTCTTACAGAAACTGAAGATGAAGCAGCTGAACCTTGTGCCGGTGTCCGCGCTCGAAAATGAACGGCTTCTGAAGCTCAAGGAAACAAGAGATCAAAGCGAGTACTGCTGGACGATGAAGCCGATCTTCCTGCAAGCTGTGCTGAACAGCAACCCCGAGCTGGAGCGTGTGACGTATATTGACGGGGATCTCTTTTTCTATGCCGATCCATCGCCGATTTTTGAAAACCAGCCGGACTGCTCGGTGCTGCTTTCACGGGGTGATATCGTCATCCCTTCCTTCGAAAAAGAGCAGATTGTCATGCTGCAGCGCCTTTTAGGCAGATATAACTCCGGCTTTATCAGCTTCAAGCGTGATGATGACGGCACGGACTGCTTGGAATGGTGGAAGGAACGCTGTCTTGAGGAGTGTAAAAATGCCCCGGGTGAAGGGAAATTCGGTGATCAAGGCTATTTGGATTATATGTCTGGGCTGTTTTCGAACGTATGTGACATCACGACA
Coding sequences:
- a CDS encoding Bax inhibitor-1/YccA family protein, with translation MQATVHESKQSIMQRILTVFVFTLLIATVGLFIGQFVPAALMLPLSILEVGMIILAFWMRRKKAVGYAFVYTFAFVSGITLFPIVSHYASIAGAYVVLEAFGSTFVIFAVLGTIGAKMKKDLSFLSSFLLVAVLALVAVGIFNIFSPLNSAAMMAYSVIGTIVFSLYILYDLNQIKHRHITEDLIPVMALSLYLDFINLFINLLRFFGILSSDD
- a CDS encoding DUF3900 domain-containing protein, translating into MDFEIRFLSFYVIQVEGKDEQANKQFKHFQTLDTGEFEESELKDFLDGELKKIVKRKADRHPQSEQVPTKIGHFIVEPGHELDSNPNYNMFNRARLAETKEDFNELSEQFVRTYLDTSAVRGGVFLVASAVPRKYFDESFVFIMKCDFEPKVARISDASSLIKKVEMAITTKNMKSIQYPYMPEEGMIEEGELKIHQSSHARYFEDFLKFVEYGESMPEIMKHQVMNMVQEHVYETFEDNSEELKQFEQDIEIWEASEKREIQERLDTHQVIEASAQIIEHTPEAQLKMKVGDTEIKGLLADFGESIHLAKVNGRYVALIEAETISFEKGSSPVEFYKPEGLHEVIERIRNKTEQE
- the cypD gene encoding bifunctional P-450/NADPH--P450 reductase codes for the protein MKETSPIPQPKTFGPLGNLPLIDKDKPTISLIKLAEEQGPIFQIHTPAGTTIVVSGHELVKEVCDEERFDKSIEGALEKVRAFSGDGLFTSWTHEPNWRKAHNILMPTFSQRAMKDYHEKMVDIAVQLIQKWARLNPNEAVDVPADMTRLTLDTIGLCGFNYRFNSYYRETPHPFINSMVRALDEAMHQMQRLDFQDKLMVRTKRQFHHDIQTMFSLVDSIIAERKADGDQGEKDLLARMLKVEDPETGEKLDDENIRFQIITFLIAGHETTSGLLSFAIYFLLNHPDKLKKAYEEVDRVLTDAAPTYKQVLELKYIRMILNESLRLWPTAPAFSLYPKEDTVIGGKYPITTKDRISVLIPQLHRDRDAWGEDAEEFRPERFEQQDQVPHHAYKPFGNGQRACIGMQFALHEATLVLGMILKYFTLIDHENYELDIKQTLTLKPGDFRIRVQTRNQEAIHADVPAADKAASDEQKEKAEAKGASVIGLNNRPLLVLYGSDTGTAEGVARELADTASLHGVRTEVAPLNDQIGKLPKEGAVVIVTSSYNGKPPSNAGQFVQWLQEIKPGELEGVRHAVFGCGDHNWASTYQDVPRFIDEQLAEKGATRFSARGEGDVSGDFEGQLDEWKKSMWADAIKAFGLELNENADKERSTLSLQFVRELGESPLARSYEAVHASIAENRELQSADSDRSTRHIEIALPPEVEYREGDHLGVLPRNSQTNVSRILHRFGLKGTDQVTLSASGRSAGHLPLGRPVSLQDLLSYSVEVQEAATRAQIRELAAFTVCPPHKRELEELAAEGVYQEHILKKRISMLDLLEQYEACDMPFERFLELLRPLKPRYYSISSSPRVNPEQASITVGVVRGPAWSGLGEYRGVASNDLAERHTGDDVVMFIRTPESRFQLPEDPETPIIMVGPGTGVAPFRGFLQARAALKREGKTLGEAHLYFGCRNDRDFIYRDELEQFEKDGIATVHTAFSRKEGMPKTYVQHLMADHAETLISILDRGGRLYVCGDGSKMAPDVEAALQKAHQAVHGTGEQEAQNWLKHLQDTGAYAKDVWSGI
- the ltaS1 gene encoding lipoteichoic acid synthase LtaS1, which gives rise to MKKLFSYKLSFFVLAVILFWAKTYLSYKAEFNLGVKGTTQEILLVFNPFSSAVFFLGLALLAKGRKSAIIMLIIDFVMTFVLYANILFYRFFDDFLTFPNIKQSGNVGNMGDGIFSIMAAHDIFYFLDIMILIAVLIWRPELKEYKMKKRFASLVILSGVALFFINLHYAEKDRPQLLTRTFDRNYIVKYLGLYNYTIYDGVQTAQTESQRAYASSDDLTSVENYTTSHYAKPNAEYFGSAKGKNIIKIHLESFQTFLIDYKLNGEEVTPFLNKLAHGAEDMMYFDNFFHQTGQGKTSDAELTMDNSIFGLPEGSAFVTKGENTYQSLPAILDQKEGYTSAVMHGDYKSFWNRDQVYKHIGYDEFFDASSYDMSEENLVNMGLKDKPFFTESIPKLESLKQPFYAHLITLTHHYPFNLDEKDATIKKATTGDKTVDNYFQTARYLDESLEQFFKELKEAGLYDNSVIMLYGDHNGISENHNRAMKEILGKEITDYQNAQNQRVPLMIRVPGKKGGVNHTYGGEIDVMPTLLHLQGIDSQKYINFGTDLLSKDHDDTVAFRNGDFVTPKYTSVDNIIYDTKTGEKLEANEETKNLKTRVSQQLSLSDSVLYKDLLRFHKLSDFKAVDPSDYHYGKEKEIK
- a CDS encoding glucose-1-phosphate cytidylyltransferase, with the protein product MKAVILCGGKGTRMSEVTNDIPKPLAMIGGKPILWHIMKIYQYYGVNEFILLLGYKGEKIKEYFLDYEWKHNSLTLDSSTGEVQMLGQPETWKMTFLETGEDTLTAGRILQAKDYIGDETFLLTYGDGLANINLFHLISYHQAKGAAATVTGIDKVSQFGTLTVEDGMAKTFSEKTSSDGIINGGFFVLSPKVFEYLPKDGNMMFEDEPLKNLAKDGELAVYRHYGFWTAIDTYKNLLEVNKMWDQGQQVWKVW
- a CDS encoding GDP-mannose 4,6-dehydratase translates to MSFWKNKNVFVTGCTGLLGSYLVKELIEQGANVTGLVRDHVPESNLYQGEHIKKMNIVRGSLEDLPVIERTLGEYEIDTVFHLAAQAIVGVANRNPISTFEANILGTWNVLEACRKHPLIKRVIVASSDKAYGDQENLPYDENMPLQGKHPYDVSKSCADLISHTYYHTYGVPVCITRCGNLYGGGDLNFNRIIPQTIQLVLNGEAPEIRSDGTFVRDYFYIEDAVQAYLLLAEKMEENNLAGEAFNFSNEIQLTVLELVEKILKKMGSSLKPKVLNQGSNEIKHQYLSAEKARKLLHWTPVYTIDEGLEKTIEWYTEFFKK
- a CDS encoding putative nucleotide-diphospho-sugar transferase; translation: MTSAYCTVLSKGRLYQAVALFKSLEQVDPNSPIFTLCMDEDTHRVLQKLKMKQLNLVPVSALENERLLKLKETRDQSEYCWTMKPIFLQAVLNSNPELERVTYIDGDLFFYADPSPIFENQPDCSVLLSRGDIVIPSFEKEQIVMLQRLLGRYNSGFISFKRDDDGTDCLEWWKERCLEECKNAPGEGKFGDQGYLDYMSGLFSNVCDITTPGVNVGHWNYGQHTFSWEDGRIVLEDGSPLIFYHFSGYRIVSINEIKQIHETTRTDLPFVHELYQETLPHIIQHINTLDPEFDGFASKDDNK